The following coding sequences lie in one Bacteroides helcogenes P 36-108 genomic window:
- a CDS encoding hybrid sensor histidine kinase/response regulator transcription factor, whose product MKILPILLLLLLLPAHGLGASASSNPNPGLYFKQISIKEGLPSSVTSIYDDSNGFLWVGTDYGLYRFDGERLKRYPIPSLDNSMQQSIHEVNGDGKQNICVLSPQGCCLYNPKNDKFEPLSHQGTTVKAYSFTMQGDSMVLAAKGKLLYLNRKGSIVKTLTLESGEILLRLSSYDSHYYMALTGKSLLKLVHKQSGKIKEPPFGNGEKVYTFFKDSQSRYWISQYGKGIFCFGKDGRTLSSYSTRNSDLSNDVILDIKERNGALWLATDGGGLNILDLQKGSIRVFSNKYSQNFPSNSVSCLCNGVNNMWIGLVRDGLLGVKENFITSYTRTPQGNPFGLSEKCPLCLLEDKDGLIWIGTDGGGLNSFNPADGKFRHYPETLNEKIISLCPYSEQELLVSIYQKGFYVFDMRTGRYKNKISLDTLAAERLIYSGIPNNLYREASGIIRIYNRYIYQLNIPANRLEEIKNAANNIPDNNSWIHIGQYDGKSCFRNNRLITTYDIKSEQAGILYENESPILAACLDSAGFLWMSSYNGLEVLDLGTRQTRNVKLPDKTEIVTSLIMDRNGILWMGTFGSVYAYSKKENAFTVYSETDGVIPNDFLPKPVLVTKNNEVYLGGSAGLVRIMANAFHVQHKETQEAEISLLEIALNGMKANPDRHNGKWQIEVPHGFASITVQTLVKEADIFRKRIYRYYIDGLNDSYTQSSKSVLALQTLPSGSYNVKAQYLQPDGKWSKIYQIVSIKVLSPWWLSYWFILLVTAVSLGLTAYALHYRDERVKQKLKDRERAVYKEKVQMLININNELRTPITLIYSPLKQLLKSSQLPISLKGKVQRIFKQSLQMRNLINMILNMRKMEVGHNILNLSPVPLNSWINSLIEDFSIELEERNITLSLNLDERIGEVAFDPAQCEIVINNLLINAYKFSDPYSGITLSTTIESNNKYVRISITDEGIGLNEEDMQHLFDRFYQSDSSKGGSGIGLSYAKQIVKMHEGDIGAYNNDDKGATFYFTLPYDKETFAVECPVKPYLNETLTKNESRNNSIPIDDSVYDSLLIVEDNPDLCDYLSDNLKSIFRTVYTAHDGMDAFPVIVSRLPQLIISDVTMPRMNGLELCSKIKQNESLNYIPIILLTSEAGEDELKKHFKIGADAYIAKPFDLELLKAQIQNLLYNHNIIKKHYSGTDITTSEKPGNGKDSNAKAEFLIKLNKVVNDNMNVPNLGVDKVASLMGMSRAKLYNKLKETLPMGVNEYITKKRIDSACSLLANTEMTIAEIAEKVGFNHPRNFSTTFKRIMGMIPSEYRKEKSFKDL is encoded by the coding sequence ATGAAGATACTACCAATACTGCTGCTGCTCCTGCTGCTGCCCGCGCACGGGCTTGGGGCATCGGCAAGCTCAAATCCGAATCCCGGACTGTACTTCAAGCAGATCTCCATAAAAGAGGGACTGCCGTCTTCGGTCACATCCATATACGACGACTCCAACGGCTTCCTGTGGGTGGGAACCGACTACGGCCTATATCGCTTTGACGGCGAAAGGCTGAAGCGATACCCCATTCCATCACTCGACAACTCGATGCAGCAATCCATCCATGAAGTAAACGGCGACGGGAAGCAGAACATCTGCGTGCTCTCGCCGCAAGGATGCTGCCTATACAATCCCAAGAACGACAAATTCGAGCCCCTCTCCCATCAAGGAACCACCGTAAAGGCATATTCCTTCACCATGCAAGGAGACTCGATGGTGCTGGCCGCCAAAGGGAAACTGCTATATCTCAACCGGAAGGGCAGCATCGTAAAGACCCTGACATTAGAATCCGGCGAGATTCTGCTACGGTTAAGCTCTTACGACAGCCACTACTATATGGCACTGACAGGGAAAAGCCTGCTGAAGCTGGTGCACAAGCAGTCGGGAAAGATAAAGGAACCGCCCTTTGGAAATGGAGAGAAAGTATATACTTTCTTCAAAGACTCACAAAGCCGCTACTGGATTTCCCAATACGGGAAAGGCATCTTCTGCTTCGGCAAAGACGGACGGACATTGTCGAGCTACTCTACGCGGAATTCAGATTTAAGCAACGACGTGATACTGGACATCAAGGAGAGAAACGGCGCGCTATGGCTGGCAACCGACGGCGGCGGGCTGAACATACTGGACTTACAGAAGGGCTCAATCCGGGTATTCTCCAACAAATACAGCCAGAACTTTCCATCCAACTCCGTCTCATGCCTGTGCAACGGAGTCAACAACATGTGGATAGGGCTGGTGAGGGACGGCCTGTTAGGGGTAAAAGAAAACTTCATAACCTCCTATACCCGCACTCCCCAAGGCAATCCTTTCGGCCTCTCCGAGAAATGCCCGTTATGCCTGCTGGAAGACAAAGACGGCCTCATCTGGATCGGGACAGACGGAGGAGGACTGAACAGCTTCAATCCGGCTGACGGAAAATTCCGCCATTATCCGGAAACACTGAACGAAAAAATCATATCGCTATGCCCCTATTCAGAACAAGAGCTCCTGGTATCAATCTATCAAAAAGGATTCTATGTATTCGACATGCGGACAGGCCGATACAAGAACAAGATTTCCTTGGACACCCTGGCCGCCGAACGGCTGATTTACTCAGGGATTCCCAACAACCTGTACCGGGAAGCATCCGGCATCATACGCATCTACAACAGATACATATATCAACTGAACATACCGGCAAACCGCCTGGAAGAGATAAAGAATGCCGCCAACAATATACCCGACAACAATTCATGGATCCATATAGGGCAGTATGACGGGAAAAGCTGCTTCAGAAACAACCGTCTCATCACAACCTACGATATAAAATCAGAACAGGCAGGCATTCTGTACGAAAATGAAAGCCCGATATTGGCGGCATGCCTGGATTCCGCAGGATTCCTATGGATGTCTTCTTACAATGGCCTGGAAGTATTAGACCTCGGCACAAGACAAACAAGGAATGTAAAGCTTCCCGATAAGACCGAAATCGTCACATCCTTGATCATGGATCGTAACGGCATCCTTTGGATGGGAACATTCGGCAGTGTATATGCCTATTCCAAAAAAGAGAACGCTTTTACGGTTTACAGCGAAACGGACGGCGTCATTCCAAATGACTTTCTGCCCAAACCTGTCTTAGTGACCAAGAACAACGAGGTCTATCTGGGCGGTTCCGCCGGTCTGGTAAGAATCATGGCGAACGCCTTCCACGTGCAACACAAAGAGACCCAAGAAGCCGAAATCTCTTTGCTGGAGATCGCACTGAACGGCATGAAGGCAAACCCCGACAGGCATAACGGCAAATGGCAAATAGAAGTGCCCCATGGCTTTGCCTCAATCACAGTTCAGACCCTTGTAAAAGAAGCGGACATATTCAGGAAAAGGATTTACCGCTATTACATTGACGGCCTCAATGACAGCTATACCCAGTCTTCCAAGTCGGTATTGGCATTGCAGACCCTTCCCTCCGGCAGTTACAACGTCAAAGCCCAATACCTGCAACCCGACGGCAAATGGAGCAAAATATACCAAATTGTCAGCATAAAGGTTCTTTCTCCCTGGTGGCTCAGCTACTGGTTCATCCTCCTTGTCACGGCCGTCTCTTTGGGCCTTACAGCCTATGCGCTGCACTATCGCGACGAACGGGTAAAACAAAAGCTCAAAGACCGCGAAAGGGCTGTCTATAAGGAGAAAGTACAAATGCTCATCAACATAAACAACGAACTGCGCACTCCAATCACCCTGATCTACTCACCCCTCAAACAATTATTGAAGAGCAGCCAACTGCCCATATCCCTGAAAGGGAAGGTTCAAAGAATCTTCAAGCAATCACTGCAAATGCGCAATCTCATCAACATGATTCTCAACATGCGCAAAATGGAAGTGGGACACAATATACTCAACCTGTCGCCTGTCCCGCTGAATTCATGGATAAACTCATTGATAGAAGACTTCTCCATAGAACTCGAAGAACGCAATATCACACTATCGCTGAATCTGGACGAACGGATAGGAGAAGTGGCCTTTGACCCGGCGCAATGCGAGATTGTCATCAACAACCTGCTGATAAACGCCTATAAGTTCAGCGACCCATACTCCGGCATAACGCTATCCACCACTATCGAAAGCAACAACAAATATGTACGGATAAGCATCACAGACGAAGGAATAGGGCTGAATGAAGAAGATATGCAGCACCTGTTTGACCGCTTCTATCAAAGTGACAGCTCCAAGGGCGGAAGCGGGATAGGCCTGTCGTATGCAAAACAGATTGTCAAGATGCACGAAGGTGACATCGGCGCATACAACAATGACGACAAGGGAGCGACATTCTACTTCACACTGCCTTATGACAAAGAAACCTTCGCGGTGGAATGTCCGGTGAAACCTTACCTGAACGAAACACTCACGAAAAACGAAAGCCGGAACAACAGCATACCCATAGATGATTCGGTATATGACTCCCTCCTGATTGTGGAAGACAACCCTGACTTATGCGACTACCTGTCGGACAACCTGAAAAGCATATTCAGAACAGTATATACGGCACACGACGGCATGGACGCGTTTCCCGTCATCGTATCCAGGCTGCCTCAACTTATCATAAGCGACGTGACGATGCCACGGATGAACGGATTGGAACTATGCAGCAAAATAAAACAGAACGAATCTCTAAATTATATTCCAATCATCCTCTTAACCTCAGAAGCCGGGGAAGATGAGTTGAAGAAACATTTCAAAATAGGAGCAGATGCCTATATAGCCAAACCTTTTGACCTGGAATTACTGAAAGCTCAAATCCAAAACCTCCTGTATAACCATAATATCATAAAAAAGCATTATTCGGGAACCGACATAACCACTTCGGAAAAGCCCGGTAACGGAAAAGACAGCAATGCAAAAGCAGAATTCCTGATAAAGCTGAACAAAGTGGTAAACGACAACATGAACGTTCCCAACTTGGGAGTGGACAAAGTAGCCTCATTGATGGGAATGAGCCGAGCCAAACTCTACAACAAACTAAAAGAGACACTGCCCATGGGAGTGAACGAATATATCACAAAGAAACGGATTGACTCGGCCTGCTCGCTATTGGCCAATACGGAAATGACCATAGCAGAGATAGCGGAGAAGGTAGGATTCAACCATCCCCGAAATTTCAGCACCACCTTCAAGCGCATCATGGGCATGATTCCCTCGGAATACAGAAAGGAAAAAAGCTTCAAAGATCTGTAA
- a CDS encoding murein hydrolase activator EnvC family protein — MKRLLCILISCCCLLMPLLAQSNKLIKELEGKRGALQKQIAESETLLKTTKKDVGSQLNGLAALTGQIEERKRYILTINNDVESIDRELVSVERQLTRLQKDLKEKKQKYESSVQYLYKNRSIEEKLMFIFSARSLAQTYRRLRYVREYATYQRLQGEEVLKKQEQVNRKKAELRQVKAAKEGLLKEREAEKAKLEAQEKEKKVLVANLQKKQKGLQNELGKKRREANQLNARIDRLIAEEIEKARKRAEEEARREAAREAAARRKAGEKADRAATAGTSSAKPRPAPLESYTMNKADRELSGSFVNNRGRLPMPITGAYIITSHYGQYSVEGLRNVKLDNKGIDIQGRPGAQARAIFDGKVAAVFQLNGLFNILVRHGNYISVYCNLSSASVKQGDNVTTKQILGQVFSNGSDNGRTVLHFQLRREKEKLNPEPWLNR, encoded by the coding sequence ATGAAACGTCTCCTCTGTATTCTGATAAGTTGTTGCTGTCTGTTGATGCCGCTTCTTGCCCAATCCAACAAGCTGATCAAGGAACTGGAAGGCAAGCGCGGGGCTTTGCAAAAACAGATTGCAGAGTCGGAAACACTTCTGAAAACGACAAAGAAAGATGTCGGCAGCCAGTTGAACGGCCTTGCCGCGCTGACCGGCCAGATTGAGGAGCGTAAGCGATATATCCTGACGATAAACAACGATGTGGAGTCCATAGATCGTGAGCTGGTATCCGTGGAACGCCAGTTGACGCGTCTGCAGAAAGATCTGAAAGAAAAGAAGCAGAAGTACGAATCGTCGGTTCAATATCTTTATAAGAACCGTTCCATCGAAGAAAAACTGATGTTTATTTTCTCGGCACGCAGTCTGGCGCAGACTTACCGGCGTTTGCGCTATGTGCGTGAATATGCCACCTACCAGCGCCTGCAGGGTGAAGAAGTCCTGAAAAAGCAGGAGCAGGTGAACCGCAAGAAAGCGGAGCTCAGGCAGGTGAAAGCGGCCAAGGAGGGGTTGCTGAAAGAACGTGAGGCGGAAAAGGCGAAACTGGAGGCGCAGGAGAAGGAGAAAAAGGTGCTCGTGGCCAATCTGCAGAAGAAGCAGAAGGGCTTGCAGAATGAGCTTGGCAAGAAGCGCCGCGAGGCCAACCAGCTCAATGCCCGAATAGACCGCCTGATAGCGGAGGAGATAGAAAAGGCGCGTAAGCGTGCCGAAGAAGAAGCCCGCCGCGAAGCTGCCCGTGAGGCGGCTGCCCGCAGGAAGGCGGGTGAGAAGGCGGACAGGGCGGCAACAGCCGGAACTTCGTCGGCAAAGCCGCGTCCCGCCCCATTGGAGTCTTACACCATGAATAAGGCCGACCGTGAGCTTTCCGGCAGTTTTGTGAATAACCGGGGCAGGCTTCCGATGCCCATCACAGGCGCCTACATCATCACCAGCCACTACGGTCAGTATTCCGTGGAAGGCTTGCGCAACGTCAAGCTCGACAACAAGGGCATAGACATCCAGGGCAGACCCGGGGCGCAGGCCCGTGCCATATTCGACGGCAAAGTGGCCGCGGTCTTCCAGTTGAACGGTTTGTTCAATATCCTTGTCCGCCACGGAAATTACATTTCGGTCTATTGCAACCTGTCGTCAGCTTCTGTCAAGCAGGGAGACAACGTCACCACCAAGCAGATACTCGGACAAGTCTTTTCCAACGGATCGGACAACGGGCGCACCGTGCTGCACTTCCAGCTACGGAGGGAGAAGGAGAAACTGAACCCTGAACCGTGGCTGAACAGATAA